Part of the Candidatus Moraniibacteriota bacterium genome is shown below.
ACGCTTCACTTTTCCCTTTCCCCCTCACCAACGCGCAGAACAAAGCTCTCGAAGAAATCCTCCTCGACCTCGATCGCACCATGCCGATGAATCGCCTTGTGAATGGCGACGTCGGCTCCGGCAAGACCGCTATTGCGGCACTCGCTGGACTTCGCGTCGTGCAAGGCGGATTCCAAGTAGCACTCCTTGCGCCGACAGAAGTACTTGCCCGACAACATTTCGAAACATTTTCCACACTCTTCGCCCAATCGTCATTTCAAGTTGCCCTCCTCACACGCTCTTCGCAAATACTTGCAGCTGAAACCGTCGCCAAAGAAACACTCAAAAATGCCATCCGGAGCGGACTCGCGAGCATCGTTATCGGCACGCACGCCCTGCTTCAAGAAGATGTGTCATTCAAAAATCTCGCACTCGTCATCGTAGACGAACAGCACCGTTTCGGCGTCTCCCAGCGCGCCGCTCTGCAAGAAGCGACACGACATTCGGCAGACGGTCTCCCCGCCACGACGCCACACCTCCTCACACTGACAGCGACTCCCATACCACGCACGCTCGCCATCACTTTCCTTGGCAATCTCGATATCTCCGTACTCGACGAAATGCCAAAGCATCGCATCCCCATTACAACCAAAATCGCCGCATCGCGCGATGCGAGAGAAACCGTTTTCCGATTTGCAAGACAAGAAATAAAGAAAGGTCGACAAGTCTTCATCATCCTGCCACTCGTCGAAGAATCCGCTGCTCTCTCCGAAGTCAAAGCTGCCAAAACCGAACACGAGAAGCTCTCCGCAAAAGTATTCCCCGAATTTTCTGTCGGACTCCTCTACGGAAAAATGAAATCTTCTGACAAAGAAAAAGTCATGCGCGATTTCAAAGATGGAAAAATACACGTGCTCGTCTCAACCTCCGTCGTCGAAGTGGGCGTCGACGTGCCCAATGCCACCGTCATGATTATCGAAAACGCCGACCGATTCGGACTCTCTCAGCTCCACCAATTCCGCGGTCGTGTCGGACGCGGTGCTCACCCATCTTACTGCTTCCTCCTCCCTGGAAAAAACGGCGCCAACAATGACCGTCTCGATGCCCTCGTCGAGAGCAACAATGGCTTTTTCCTCGCAGAGAAAGACCTCGAAATACGTGGTCCAGGCGCATTCTTCGGACTCCGACAGTCTGGCATCCCCGATATTGCAATGAGTCATCTCGGCAATGCCCGCCTCATAAAAATCGCCCAAGAAGAGGCCTCATCACTCCTCCTTGCTGACCCCTCCCTCGAACAGCACCCTCATCTCCGCAAAGCCCTCGCAGAAATGACCGAAAACGTACATTTGGAATAACCGATAAAATCTACACGTATAAAAAGACCTGATTCCTCGTCATTCCCGTCCCGCCAGGGCGAGAAGAATCCAAATACCACTTGCTCAATATAACCGATTTACAAACAAACCCTGTATTATGCCCCCTGAAAGCTGGTGGAACCTAGACACGCCCGCCCTCGCGAGTGTGACGAGTGAGGAGTTTTGGCTTATATTGAGAGAAAGATTCATTTCGCACGAGGTAAGTAATCAGATTAGTGGCGATGCAAAATATTCTCCTTACGTGAGAAGCGCATCATCTCGAGCACACACACCAAGAAGAAACCCTAAAAACAGGGCGCCAAAATGCCCGCTCCACAACCAGTGATCAATCAGAAGCATTGGCACAAGCGCAAAGAGTATCGAAAGCGAAAGCACATTCCTTTGTTTCCATGCCCGAGCAAATCCAAAAGCAAAGAGCAAAAGAAAAAGTACAAAACCAATCACGCCAAGCTCGACAAAGACCAGTATTGGCACCATATGGACCGGCTGAAATGCTCCGACAAACGCCCCCGCATCCGGGAAGCGCTCCATCGAAAACGCCGTGAAATTCCCCCCGCCCACACCGAGTATTGGATGCTCGCGTATTGCAACAAGCGCCTGCTCCATATAGACTGCCCGATCCGAAAGCGACCCCTCACGAGCAAGTGTCTCATCCGAAAACCGACTCATTGCGATATCTCGAACCAAAAGGAATCCAAGAGAGAAAGAAGTTCCTACAAAAAACAACGATATAGCAAGACGCTGTGCCACTTTCCGAACGGCGATTATTCTTCTATTTAAATTTATCAAGCCAAGAAATAATACTCCTCCACCACAACCAAGTGCCATCCACGCACTCCGCGAAAAGGTGACAACCAATGCAAAACTCGACACAACCGTCATGCCAAGAAGTGCAACTCGTACACAGAGTCGCCGTGCCGTCACCGAAAGCCACACGCCAAAAAGTATCGCCATTGCAAGCGCTCCCCCCAAAACGTTCGGATGCTCGAATCCGCCATATGCCCGGAGAAACCGCCCACTCTCCGTCTTCAATACAAACGTCCCCCATTGCGAAGGATCATGCTGAGCAATACCAAAAAGACTTGAGGAAAAAACGAATTGCGAAACCCACTGCGAAAGCGCAAGTCCCGCCTGTACCGTCATGGAAAAAAGAAACATCGCAATCGTTTTCCGAAAAGAAACGCCGCCATACCGCATGCACACATACACAAGCGTCATAAGAAAAACGCGCCACACCGAAAGGAGCGCGAGTTCTCGATTGATTGCCCAGAGTGTCGAAAGAAGCGACCATGCAAGGAGCGCCACAAAAATCCGCACGAACACATCGCGAGACAATTCTCGCCACGTTTCACGCGACGCGCACAGATAGAAAAAAATCGCAAACGCCACGAGCACTATATCCGACACATACATCCCAATAGTCGCATACTGCCATTTCTCCCCATCAACAAACACCTCGCGAAAAATCCACACCGTCTGCCACGGCAAAAGAAAGACAAAAGTGTACCACAGAAAATTTTTGACGCGTTCACCCATACCAAAAAGCATATCACCCGCCACCCAAGAGAACAAACAAAAAAGCCCTCAAAGAGCTCCATAAAAAATCGGGGGCGGATGGGAATTCATTTCCACATCCGCCCAAAAATATTACCGGTAACTGCCGCGGAATCCACCCTGTCCTGGACGGACAAGGCTATTCTGACGACGATTCTGAGACTTATGATTACCCCCGCTCTGATGAGAATAATCAGATTTTGTCCATCCAATCACCATGGCGACATTCTGCAACTCAGCAGAGCTACCAACGTTGATGGAGACAACATTACCACCAGTTCTTATTTGCAGCATTTCTCTTCCTCCGAAAGTGGTCGTCTTTTGGCGACCTGTTAAAAAAACTTCCGACCGTTTGAAAATCTCGAACTCCTCAGCTCAAGACTCTAAACAAAGTGGCATCAGACATCAGGACTGAATAATTCTTAAATACTCTTTCCTCATGCCATAAAACAATGCGTATTCTACATCTTCTGGCGTTACAACAAAATATTCAGGATCTCTGATATAATGAGAATCTTCCGTCAAAATAACACGGAGACGACGCCCTAATAGTTCTCCGAAACAAGAAGATCTTGCCTCTTCTTCAGAGCATTTGACTTCGTAAACTTCCTCCGAAACATCCACCTCAGAAAAAGAGTGAGGGGATCCTTTTTTGGCTCCCGGGGTAGAACTGCACTTCATTTTCATACCACCCTCCTTTCGGGTGAGAAAAAATTCTGACAAACATTCCCTGTCAAAGAACCACACGTTTTCTATCCTAGCACAAGACCACTATTCTGTCAATATAAACCGACATAAATGGCATATCAGCGGTATTTTCTCGAGAGAAAAGCAAGAAAACAGCCAGTCATGACTGTTTTCTTTGCTCCCTTTTTCTCATCACTAGGCACTCGCTCACTTCCCCTTCCGTCCCGCTTTCACGCGATCGTTCTCCGTGAGAAATTGCTTGCGGAGGCGGACACTTTCGGGAGTGATTTCGAGATATTCGTCGCCAGACATCACTTCGAGTCCGCGCTCGATAGAGAGTGTCCATGGTGGCGTGAGCTGTATCGCATCATCAGCGCCAGAAGAACGCATGTTTGTAAGCTGTTTGCCTTTGGTCGGATTGACACTCATGTCATCCCCCTTCGAGGCATTGCCGATTACCTGTCCTTCATAAACATCCGTTGCGGCGCCAATATAGAGCACACCACGCTCCTGCAAATTCCAAAGCGAGAAACCGAGCGCCTTTCCTGTCGCCATCGAAATCATCGAACCGACGCTTCGGTGTTCGATATTCCCCACATGCGGACGAAACTCCAGAAATCGCGAAGAAAGTATTCCTTCACCCTTTGTATCAACGGTAAATTGCCCGCGATACCCCAAAAGTCCGCGCGTCGGAATCTCAAAGAGGAGTCGGGAGTCATTTCCCTGCCCTTGCTTCATATCGATCATGATGCCCTTGCGCTTGCCCATCCGCTCGATAACCACACCTGAGTATTCCGTCGGCACATCCACCGTCACCTCTTCAAACGGCTCGCATTTCTTGCCGTCGATTTCCTTCATAATAACTTTTGGCTGAGACACCTGACATTCATAGCCCTCGCGACGCATCGTTTCCAAGAGAATCGCGATATGAAGCTCGCCACGCCCAGACACGAGGAAATTCTCGCCCGAATCAAAATCAATCTTGAGCCCCACATTTATCTCGAGCTCGCGACGCAAACGCTCGCGAATTTGCTCTCGCGTGACAAACTTCCCCTCCCGTCCAGCAAAGGGCGAATCATTCACGAGGAAATGCAGAGTAATCGTCGGCTCATCAATCGCAATCGACGGAAGATTTTCCACTTCTTTGGTATGAGCAATCGTATCGCCGATATACACATCCGCAATGCCGGAGATAAGCGCAATATCACCCGCAGACACTTCCGGCGATTCTTCGCGATTCATACCACGGAAGGTGAAAATTTTGGTAATGCGCCCCGAAGAAACTTCGCCTGTCGGCTTCTTGGCAAATACGGTGTCACCCACCTTTGCCGAGCCTTCGTAGACACGACAGATAGCGAGTCGCCCGAGGAAATTGTCATAGCCGAGATTGAACGGTTGAGCGCGAAACG
Proteins encoded:
- the recG gene encoding ATP-dependent DNA helicase RecG, whose translation is MNAILSKNRRHLLQRFIRFNRNNRNGHNIPHNRITHTCKKIYRKYSFRGSTHSINYSLSIRKIECKVPVSICETNTPLRLYNQTKKRSIGSMTSYQTPITALPTIKKTFVQKFATLGIYTVRDLLFHIPSRYEDFSQIKKITEAIEEEKTTFEGTVAPFREKKTWKRQMTIFETDLTDESGTIRLVWFNQKLIANSLVPGTRIRVSGKVSSDRDGLVMVSPAFERANRRPTHTARLVPIYPETYGLTSKFIRWQIESLFEKKIGVPDPLPETLTDKLHLPTLPRALRMIHFPTSINEVEIARKRLAFDDMFLAQLKSLELKSLWKQSAAVSFPMDITFTERNASLFPFPLTNAQNKALEEILLDLDRTMPMNRLVNGDVGSGKTAIAALAGLRVVQGGFQVALLAPTEVLARQHFETFSTLFAQSSFQVALLTRSSQILAAETVAKETLKNAIRSGLASIVIGTHALLQEDVSFKNLALVIVDEQHRFGVSQRAALQEATRHSADGLPATTPHLLTLTATPIPRTLAITFLGNLDISVLDEMPKHRIPITTKIAASRDARETVFRFARQEIKKGRQVFIILPLVEESAALSEVKAAKTEHEKLSAKVFPEFSVGLLYGKMKSSDKEKVMRDFKDGKIHVLVSTSVVEVGVDVPNATVMIIENADRFGLSQLHQFRGRVGRGAHPSYCFLLPGKNGANNDRLDALVESNNGFFLAEKDLEIRGPGAFFGLRQSGIPDIAMSHLGNARLIKIAQEEASSLLLADPSLEQHPHLRKALAEMTENVHLE
- a CDS encoding O-antigen ligase family protein, which encodes MFSWVAGDMLFGMGERVKNFLWYTFVFLLPWQTVWIFREVFVDGEKWQYATIGMYVSDIVLVAFAIFFYLCASRETWRELSRDVFVRIFVALLAWSLLSTLWAINRELALLSVWRVFLMTLVYVCMRYGGVSFRKTIAMFLFSMTVQAGLALSQWVSQFVFSSSLFGIAQHDPSQWGTFVLKTESGRFLRAYGGFEHPNVLGGALAMAILFGVWLSVTARRLCVRVALLGMTVVSSFALVVTFSRSAWMALGCGGGVLFLGLINLNRRIIAVRKVAQRLAISLFFVGTSFSLGFLLVRDIAMSRFSDETLAREGSLSDRAVYMEQALVAIREHPILGVGGGNFTAFSMERFPDAGAFVGAFQPVHMVPILVFVELGVIGFVLFLLLFAFGFARAWKQRNVLSLSILFALVPMLLIDHWLWSGHFGALFLGFLLGVCARDDALLT
- the typA gene encoding translational GTPase TypA, whose translation is MEIRNIAIIAHVDHGKTTLTDALMRQTGMTEEGASMDSNALEQERGITIYSKNAALFYKETKVNIVDTPGHADFGSEVERVLRSIDSVLLVVDAQEGPMPQTRFVLKKSLELGLKPIVVINKVDKPAARVEWVLDQVFELFLDLGATDEQLEFKTVYAIAKQGIAKRNMADESSDLSPLLDTILEAVPAAGQDTASPFRAQPFNLGYDNFLGRLAICRVYEGSAKVGDTVFAKKPTGEVSSGRITKIFTFRGMNREESPEVSAGDIALISGIADVYIGDTIAHTKEVENLPSIAIDEPTITLHFLVNDSPFAGREGKFVTREQIRERLRRELEINVGLKIDFDSGENFLVSGRGELHIAILLETMRREGYECQVSQPKVIMKEIDGKKCEPFEEVTVDVPTEYSGVVIERMGKRKGIMIDMKQGQGNDSRLLFEIPTRGLLGYRGQFTVDTKGEGILSSRFLEFRPHVGNIEHRSVGSMISMATGKALGFSLWNLQERGVLYIGAATDVYEGQVIGNASKGDDMSVNPTKGKQLTNMRSSGADDAIQLTPPWTLSIERGLEVMSGDEYLEITPESVRLRKQFLTENDRVKAGRKGK